Genomic window (Helianthus annuus cultivar XRQ/B chromosome 3, HanXRQr2.0-SUNRISE, whole genome shotgun sequence):
CAAGGGGCAAAAGCATATTGTATGCCAGTGGCTCTAATCTCAAGTGCAGTTGCAGCTCCAATCTTCTTTATCAAAACAGGATCTCTGCTCAGTTTTGGCACACAAATCATCAGTGATAATGCTACAGTGACTTGATATTATGAAGTGAAAGTTGTGCATTTCAGGTTAATTTGGTTCTTGAAGGACTTGCCTAGTGACTCCTTGTGTGGAAAAATTGTAGCTTTATAAACATTGTTATGACCATGAACAGCATCAATCCCATAAATCACCACCATTTCATTCAAACCCCTCAAATTCTCCACCAAAATCTCCGCCACCATCTCCGTCGACGACAAACTCCCCGACGCCACCTTATCCTACTTCGACTCCTCCGACGAACTCCAAACCACCACCATCTCCGACCTCAACAAATCCAAAAGAACCATCTTATTCGCCGTCCCCGGCGCCTTCACCCCCACCTGCTCCCAAAAACACCTTCCCGGATTTGTAGAAAAATCCGGCGAGTTAAAATCAAAGGGTGTGGATACAATCGCGTGTGTTTCGGTTAAAGATGCGTTTGTGATGAAGGCTTGGAAAGCTGATTTGGGAATTGGGGATGAAGTGTTGCTACTGTCTCATGGGAATGGGAATGAAGTGATTAATAatagttttaataataataaaatggcTTTTTTAAAtataagggtaatttggtcatttaacaaaagtTAACCAAAAAATTttaacagtgttagaaatttagactcaaatggttaagaaaagtggctataggaACTCAAgacgttaaacattttgattatggattcaagtggttaaaaccctcaaaacacagggactcaaaaagtaattacCCATAATAATAATTCAAAGTTCAAACTAcaaaaacaaagttaaataaaaatataagtatcaATAAAAAATTTGACATGGAGGTCCGACTCTGGAccttaagagcattcacattcaaaGAACTAAATTGTGAGtgtggggtttttaaaatataaagagtataaaaaatggttgtgagtggagaagagagaaaatgttactgttcatctgtatatttgagagGACACtattcacccactataattttttaatatatattgaaagtggttgtgagggaatgagagaaaaatgtaatgataaaggtataaaaatattattttatttaaaaggagagagaaaaagtatttgtttttagtggaaatatattgatataggagttgttttttagtggaatgtatgtataactTTAGGGtgctggatgtgaatgctctaatacgTCGCTTGCTTACACCGCTATGAAAAATCAGGAACTTAATTGAGAAGTTAGTATTCTTTTGTTTTAATTTCCTATGTTAATATGATTAGATGACTATAGGGGTGTTCATAAATCGGCCAAACTAAAGAAATTTGGCTGGTTTGATACATATGTTTAAATCGTATATGGAACAATTAAACCTATTGAAATTTGGTGGCTTTATGGTTTGGAATGTGGAACCGTGGCGTAAACCGGACCAGATCGATATACGTTTGTTATTATAAACGAGTTgaatcaaatataatatgttcttaTGTTTATTATTGTGTACGTTTTCAGTTGTTTTACGTTTGACGTAATATTTTTTTTCCCAGAAATGAGTcggatcaaatataatacgttttcgtgcttatttttatgtacgttttcaattgatctacgttttgacgtaagtTTTGTTCGAAAGCGactcaggtcaaatataatacgttttcattagacAGTATAGATTTCGTGTTATTTTACGTTTCGACACCGCCGGAACGCGCCATACCattttttaacttaaaaaaaaataattccttacgtgcttatttttacgCACATGTCGGTATAATTCAAGTTGGTTTGCGTTTAGACATAAATTTTCATTAAAGTTATATTTAAGATATCGTTTACGTTTCCATTTATAAGTAATTTAAAATCCCCCATAATGTTGTCCAATTTAaatttgtttttatggtttttggtGGTTTTAAAAATGTGTAAATATTGTTTTGACCATATTCTTTCGATTtctatatttaaataaaaaagatATTAACCGAAACCTCATAGCGTAGCGCAAATAATCTTACTAGTTTCTAACAAAAATTGATATCGAAAAAGGTAAAAAGATAAAAGAATGTACatacatttttttatttgtttattatgtttGCTGAAAAGTTAGTTAAGTTTTCCAAATCATGTACTAAATGTTGACTAACCTGTAAACTTAAGGGTAGCAAAGTGAAACTAAATGTTATATAAATGGGCCACTAGCAATCAATGAAAGATTCTGATTCACCATTGACGAGAAATTCAAAAACATCTACGCGCCTACAAAACGCGTTTTCTCCAAACGCTCCACTTTGCTCCGCCGTTCACCACCGCCCTCCGCCGTTAGAACCGCCACCGGAAAACACACACTATAACCATAACGTCGAGTGTGTGTTAGTTCATAGAGTTGACACTTATACATACATAAACAGATACATCCGCatcaagagagagagaggagcaattctagagagagaaagtagtcaGTTACTTCATCTTTTGGTGTGGTGGAGTTGCAGGATTTAAAAGGAATTGTGATGGAGTCGATTTATTGACTCCAAAATGAAGATTTGTCGATCGTTTGGTGGATGCTTTTTTCTGCTTTTGGTGTTTTTTGTTCAAAAAGGTAACAGTTGAACCCTAATTTACTGAATGTTGTTGCTTGTTTTGTTTTCATTTCGTAACTGTAATCATGTGTGGGAGGCACACAATAACACTCGTGGAATGTGTGTAACTGAATTCCGTTCTAATTAGATTCTCACTCTTTCAAGCTTGAATTCCCCctttttagtgtttttagtaaTTACAGTGTttgatttttgtatttttattgtTAAATTTGTTTTATGAGAGATTTAGTCTTAATACGACAGAGGTAAATTACTTGTCCAAGAGTAGATCGGGTGGTGCCCTGGTCTTTTTACGGTTTAGTGGTTCATTTTGCTGGTTTTAGACtataatttattttattcaaGCATTATTTgtattaattttttaaaaattgaCAAGGATTGTTGGTAAATATAATATTGCTAAGAATTAACTGttattttagtccttgtggttgtTTAATTATGCCAGTTTTTtaccaaattttaaatttgtataATTTTCGTCCCTGACATTTTTGAAACATGATGAGTTAACTCATAACTGTCATTTTTTTCCCCTGTGGTTTGTCCATTTATTCTATTCAACCTTAGCTTTTTGGATGGAACTGACTTGTTTCAAGAATGTCAATGAGTGACGGAAATGGTATAAATTTGAAATTTGGCCTGAGCTGGCATAGTTGGACAATCTATAGGGACGGAAAAGGCAGTTAACTCttttcctaaaataaaaaaaaataaatattaaatgtTAAATGGCCGGTTCAGTTTGCACGGTTGGTTCCAAGTTTCCAACCGTGTACTGTTAACTGGACCGTACATATTTCAAACCGGCCAAACTGGGCTACTTTCTTCTGTTTTGGCGGTTTGGTTGATTTCAACGCCTAATGAACACCTGTAGTTATTCACTTGTATCTTCATCAAACTATTAGTGACAATCAAAATAAGTTTACAACTGATTTGAATTTCCTTCTGATGCTGCATATCAGTATGACTAATTACTTTTTTTTGTCAttgtttagggaatgtgactgcTAAAGCTTTCACAGGGACTTATGGTATAAACTACGGAAGACTTGCAAACAATATCCCTTCTCCTAAGCAAGTTGTTCGCCTTCTTAAAGCCGCTAAGATAAAAAATGTACGAATTTACGATTCTGATCATAGTGTTCTCGACGCATTTAGTGGAAGCGGTCTCGATCTAGTTATCGGAGTTAATAACGGATTAGTGAAAGACATGAGCGACAATGCCGATCGTGCCCTCAATTGGGTCAAAGAAAATGTGCACGCATACGTCCCAAACACGCACATTGTAGGAATTGCAGTCGGAAATGAGGTTCTCGGAAGCGGTGATCTGGATCTCGAGTCAGCCTTATATGGTGCGGTTAGAAACATTTATAACGCAACACGGAAACTGCAACTGGATCGCGTAGTTCAGATAACAACCGCGCATTCGCAGCTTGTGTTTTCTAATTCGTACCCGCCGTCGTCATGTGTGTTTAAAGAAGAGGTTGTTCAAAACATGAAGAGGCTTCTAGATCTATTTACGCAAATCGGGTCTCCGTTTTGCTTAAATGCGTATCCGTTTTTGGCTTACATGGGTAATCCGGATCATATCGATATTAATTACGCTCTTTTTAAACCAACCGACGGGATATACGACGAAAAGTCAAAACTTCATTACGATAACATGCTTGACGCTCAGATCGATGCGGCTTACGCTGCACTTGAAGATGCGGGATTTAGTAAAATGGAAGTTATAGTGACGGAAACAGGATGGGCGTCTCATGGAGATGAAAAAGAAGGTGCGGCTACACCGGCGAATGCGAGAACGTATAATTATAATTTGCGGAAACGGCTTTCGAAAAGAAAGGGGACTCCGAGACGGCCGAAATCTATGTTGAAGGCCTATGTTTTCGCTTTGTTTAATGAGAATTTGAAGACGGGTGCTGGTTCTGAACGGAACTTTGGGTTGTATAAACCTGATGGGAAGATTGCGTATGATATCGGGTTTCCTGCATTGAAGTCTTCGTCAACTTCATCTCGTTTTTcgatcaaggtatgaaggtttttATTGTATTGAGGTATAGTTTGTGCTAACAAATTTTACCAAAAGTTGTTAGATGTAAATTACGAGCCAAGCTacttgagctcggctcgaaaaaaagctcgaacgagccgagcttaaaggAGCTCGAGCCTGAGCTCAAGCCTTAAAACAAgatcgtttagtaaacgagccccaACTTCGCTTATCGAGCTTGAGCTGGCTCGCAAGCCTTGTGTTTATAGATATTTTTTTTTGATACattaaatatttatatttaaataataataataataataataataataaaataatgaaaaaataactaaattatatagtaaaaattaattaataaataataaactagccgagctcgagctttagattcaaagctcgaatcgagccgagctcggcCTCGGCTTGTTTGCACCCCTACACGTAACGGTGGTCATAAgagtatgatttttttttaattacaaaTGCTAAGGGTAGCCACAACATGGTTCGGTTATGATAACAGAAATGAGTTATTGTATATAAGGTAACCAACTTGGTCTAGTTCCTGTTGTGAAAACCATCCACAATAACATAAGCTAACCATTGAATAGTGGCCACTGCACATTAGCCGTATCTTCTGTCTTTTTCGGTACAACCTTGTTTCTTTGTAGTGACTCCCCAAGGGTGTGCTTTTGAGTTTGGAATCCTTTGATGAAACTTCTCTAAAACATTCCTTGTGTACTTTTCTTGTGATGACTTTAGAGTGTACCTTTAGCCCTGTCTTTGAAAATACTCATGCCAAGTATCTTTTATGCATCCCCCGAGTCTTTAATGTTAGAATCTCGAGAAAACTCTCTCCTCATGTTTATCTTTTGCTTGTTTGAGCTTTATCAACGCGTATTGGTGCTTGCTTTAGTCCATACTTGCCTTTCTTTAAGGTGTGGACTGCGTTTTCCTTTCTAGCCATCTGAAACCACGAGTAATGACATACCGTTTAAAACCTTGAACTGTTGATCTCCCATTGAGATCGACTCTCCTCGTCTGAGTTTTTCTTATGGATATCCTCTTTAAGGATTAGGTAACAAATTCCATCAAAGGTAAGCATAGTAGTTCCTGATTAACTGCTAACTTAAAAGGGACCGACTTCCATTGAGACAGAATCGTGTCGAGTCCATTGAGACAAAACGCTCTTCGCCAAGGACAAATCTGTTATGGTAATAAATAGAATAAGGGTGAATTTGTAATTGTTTAGGAATAAAAGGGTGCAATGTATACTAATCAATATTGTAACAAACTTAATCATCTTTTATGGCAATGGTTCTCGTAGTTTCTTTTACTTAGGTAATCATCAATCTACATCTTCCAAAAAACCAAAATCGTGGCTGTAAAACATTTCGATCTTCACTTTACCGTTTTCTCTGCTATTGCTCACAATAGGATTTTAAGAACTGGAAGGGCTGCAGTTTGTTTGTTGGGTGAAGCGGGTCCCAAAGTATTAATAGCTAGATTAAAGAATTACACCGTTGGTGCTTGTGGTTTATGCCaaattttataagttaaaataaTGGCCCCTGTcatcaaatataattaattacaAAAATAGACCCTCTAGTTattaaagggcattttagtcattttagtaAGACTTAACAAAATTTTTTAACTAAGGTTGGCCTTAGTACTCAACATTGTGACAAATTAAAACGTTAATACCTGATTTTGTAACAAAAAACTATTAGTACCCCACATTGAAACTTGGAAGAAACCGCAAGGACCAACAGTGTAATTTTTTCTAGCTAGATAATTGAAAGCAGAAGAACAATAAGGACTCTTTTAATTCATATGCTTCTTAATTTCACATCTCTTATAAttcaattttcaaattttatcaggAACTTGGACTTCAATCTTGGCATTCATCCTACATATTGGTTGTAACTGCATGTTCATCAGCTTTATATCTGTTTCTAAGATCATAAAGTGGTTCCCTCATCGCCAACCCTTCTAAGCTAGGATTTGGTACCAAATGCTGCACGATTGAGCTCATTACCGAAGATTATATCTATATCCTCCGAACCTGAAATAAGTGCCCACTTTGGTTAAGTTATAATCTACTGACCACATAAGACATAGTTTACAACTAAAGTTAGACAAGAATTTATGCTGTAAAGGCCAACTTGGGCAGTTATTTGATCATGGATAATTAATGTTTCTACAGTTTTGATTATAAGTTGTCACTTATGGTAATAAACCTAGCATGTTGTTGGTCGTTAAACAATGTTTGTCTATTTCGAGCTTATGTGCTTATactgtcttttttttttttataaattttataatGACTAATTCAGGAAGAGCTTGACTGCAGGCGCATAACTATCATTGTTAACTTTTTACTAGTTTTTTTATGTCGCGCGTTGCGGCAAAatcgagcaaatgataatgtaaaacaaatgtgattcgaaaataaagcatgttgtctagaaagtcaaaccattagaacggtttagtttatcatcgtaccgttttgtgataccaaataaatactttattttgagtacaacttcgttttttaCAAAACTTCTAACAGAATATCGAGAGGaaaaatcaaacacaactacgtacttaagtttttttaaaaaaaagttatacataaattattaaagaagtatcaaattaattgataaattaatatatattctaaaaaaGAATAATTAAAAAAATGGAAAATGAAATGTATGTATTTagaaagagaaaaaaaattaaaaatattttattaaaagcaAATATAATACTCCAGTagtaataaactattataatatactaaataaaaataataataaaaagctacataatattataaaaataaaattactattcatcaaACTTtatcaacaatatatataatataatataatataatatcgtatcgtatcgtatcgtatcgtatcgtatcgtatcgtatcgtatcgtatcgtatcgtatcgtatcgtatcgtatcgtatcgtatgaTATCGTATGATATCGTATAATATCATatgataatataatataatataatataatataatataatataatataatataatatagtatagtatagtatcgtatagtatagtatcgtatagtatcgtatcgtatcgtatcgtatcgtatcgtatcgtatcgtatcgtatcgtatcgtatcgtatcgtatcgtatcgtatcgtatcgtatcgtatcgtatcgtatcgtatcgtatcgtatcgtatcgtatcgtatcgtatgatatcatatcatatcatatcatatcatatcatatcgtatcgtatcgtatcgtatcatatcatatcatatagtataatatcatatcatatcatatcatatagtatagtatagtatagtatagtatagtatagtatagtatagtatagtatagtatagtatagtatagtatagtatagtatagtatagtatagtatagtatagtatagtatagtatagtatagtatagtatagtatagtatagtatagtatagtatagtatagtatagtatagtatagtatagtatagtatagtatagtatagtatagtatagtatagtatagtatagtatagtataatataatataatataacataacataacataacatcataacataacataacataacatcataacataacatcataacataacataacataacataagataacataacataacataatataatagtaatagtaatatgaATTGCTTTTACTATATTTAGTTATAACTAGAGGTTAGAAATGGAGAAAAGGGTGTGTTGGGTAACGGGTTGGAACAGTCGAACATGTTTAGGTTCGAGTTCAAACAGGTAGTTTTACTATCGGGCCATatgggtccatgtggtttggttgGCCCATTGGGTAAACTTTGTTTTTCGGTTTAAATGCCTTATTTTAGTTGGCGTGGGATGTAGTGGTGCACAAAAAACACGAACTCGGACCCGGACCTGAAAaaaaaacccggaaccgggtattatAAAACCCGGGTTTTTTATACCCGAACCCTACCCTACCCGTAGGGTAGGGACCGAGTATGCATATTTGATctaaaacccgaacccggaaccgggtttttttatacccggtttatacccgaaacccggttttataaatacccgaacccgaacccagaaccgggttttataaatacctggaaccggtttttaaaaaaacctgattttgatgtaatcttgtttaattatgtatgcattaagacttctaGTTCTTATGATTTAACAAAATTATGTATGTACTTTGATGTAATCTTGTTTAATTATTAGGTTTCTAATAATATTTGCCACCGCTACTTAATTATTTAGTATATTTCATTACAAGTGGAAACAAATATGCCAATATATGTTGGCCCTTctattttctttgtttgtttaatatCATTATTAGTTTTTGTATTTAATAAATTGTGCCTCTGTTTATAAAGTTCAAGAATAACCACATGAAGAACTATAAATTGTGCCTCTGTTTATCAATAGATTTGATGTCTATGTGTGAGAGTTATGTTTGATACATTTTATAAGCATAGTTCCGGTCGGGTTTTTTTAATACCCGGTGCGGGTTTTTTCCCAACCCGATGcatacccgaaccctacccgatgAATACCCGAACCGGACCGGAACCCGgaaatagggtattataatacccgggttttataaaaccctacccgaacccgggtatatagggtatacatttttggtagagaacccggacccggacccgacccggtttttaaaaaaacccgattttataaaacccgatcctacccgaacccgatcctacccgaaacccggtttttaaaaaaacccgatttgtgcaccactaGTGGGATGTATACTTCCATCAACATTTGTCTATATCGGTTGGCATACTCCTTATGCGTTTCAATGTTAATTCTGCATCAATAAAAGTATTACGCTTCTAGTATTCTATGTCGAATTGCATAAGAAGCTCACAATATAATCATTAACTTAAAGAAACAACATTAttgaaatacaaaaaaaaaaaaaaatcaatctaaatcccaaaaaaaaataaaataaaataaaataaaataaaataccgATAAAAACCAGAGAGAAAATAGAGATAAACTGAATTCTCATATTTCATTCTATTCAATATTACAATATATAGATAAGTAAGGCTATAAACCCTAAAGCTCATAAGCAATGAGTTGagcctaaaatgtctggtttctaacactccccctcagacatTTATAATTATATACAGTTTAACGACATATTTCAGGATGATGTTAAATAGGTACTTCAGGACCTGAAtaaataaactgatactactAGATTAGCTATGCTgtctcattaaaaaccttactaagaaaacccagtgggacaaaacttagttaagggaaaaagagtacagcgtgtataattctccccttgaattcaacaaacatctttcaatctacgAAGACCGATCTTGTGTGATAATTGCTCAAAACTGCTTCTAGGTAAAGATTTTGTGAACAGCTCTGCTAGATTTTCACTTGACTTGATCTGACGAACATCGATTTCCCCTTCTTTCtgcaagtcatatgttgagaagaactttggtgagatgtgctttgttcgatcacccttgatgtaaccttctctgatctgagctatgcaagcagcattgtcttcataaataattgtcggctccttcttgatctgttctaatccgcatgcttcttgtaagtgattaatcattgatctcaatcacacacattctcgaccagcatcatatagtgctatcaattcagcatgatttgatgatgttgctgtaagtgtttgcttaATTGACTTCTAAGAAATTGCTGTGCCGccgtatgtgaatacataacctgtctgagattttgctttatgaggatctgatagatatccggcatcagcatacccaacgagctgggacttttgatctttctgatagaaaagacctaagtcttgtgtccCGCAAATATACCGGAATATATGTTTTACACCATTCCAGTGTCTACGTGATGAATTCAAACTGTATCTCGCTAGTACATGTACTGCAAATGCAATGTCAGGTCTTGTGTTATCTGCGAGATACATAAGGGCACCGATCGCGCTTAAGtacggtacttctggaccaagtacttcttcgccttcttcttgagggcgataaggatccttgtgtggatctaGCGGTCTAATAACCATAGGTACGCTAAACGGATGTGCTTTATCCATACTGAAACGTATtaacatcttctggatgtagtttgattGATGGACAAATGTGCCATAGCACAGATACTCAAATTGTAGTCCGATACATAATTTCGTcataccaagatctttcatttcaaattccttctttaacaactgagcagctttctctatctcttcaggagatccgatgatgttgatatcatcaacatagacagctattatagtgaaatttgagagtgatctttttataaaaacacatggactgattacatccgacttgtatccttctttttcgagatattcactaagtcgattgtaccacatacgaccagattgtttgagaccatataaagatctctggagctttatagaacacatatctcgaggtgttaattttaatgcttcaggcaattttaatcctttagggattttcatgtagatgtcattttcaagtgtcccgtataagtatgcggtgacgacatccattagtcttatatgaagtccttcagagattgtgaggccgattaggaacctaagggttatcgcatccactacaggggaatacgtttcctcataatcaactcctgggTTTTTGGAAAACCCTTGTGCTACaagtcgagccttatatcgtacaatctcattcttttcatttctttttattgcaaacacccatttataacctactggtttgatgTCTATGGGCGTTCGGACTATAGGTCCGAAAACACGTCGCTTTTCGAGCGAATTCAGTTCGGGGtttatggcttcttgccattttggccaatcatttctgtgcatgcactcttctaaagtttttggtacgtaatcattttcattgattacatccgttgctatagcatatgcgaatatatcatcaacacgtgttttattccGGTTCCACGTTGTACTATCTTGTACACAATTAATAGAGATCTCATTTTCGTTCGGTACCGGTGTTTCTTTTGAAACTTTATTTTCCTCTGGATTCATAGTTGTCTCTTCTGGGACATTTACCTCTACCGGGGTTTCACTTATAatcttttgtgagttttcaccaattgcgttactttgctcttttcgtttccgtgggtttttgtctttgaaaccgattggtctcccacactttcgttgtatagtaatctcttctgggattacttcaattcgagcaggtgcatttgatgctggtacatgtgactttgtcactctattcgtgtctgtgaatgcatctggtaattcattcgctattctttgcaaatgtgtgatcttttggacttcatattcacattgaccacttcgggggtcaagatttgatagcgatgatgcattccacgttatttcttgtgttaccagtctttctttgtCCTTATCTCCACCTAAGACTGGGAACATTGTTTCATCAAAATGGCAGTTAGCATACCGTGCTGTAAACATGTCTCCCGTCAttggttctaaatatttaattatggacagggagttaaaaccaatatagatacctagtcttctttggggtcccattgtagtatgttgtggtggcggtattggtacatataccacacaaccaaaaattctaaggtgggacaaacTTGGTTCTCGTCCGGAGACCAGTTGCAATGGGGAGTATTCGTGATCAGGAGTTGATCTCAATCTAATCAGTGCAGCGGCATGCAAAATAGCATGACCCCATGCAGAAGATGGTAATTTACATCTCATTAAGAGT
Coding sequences:
- the LOC110928682 gene encoding glucan endo-1,3-beta-glucosidase 14 → MKICRSFGGCFFLLLVFFVQKGNVTAKAFTGTYGINYGRLANNIPSPKQVVRLLKAAKIKNVRIYDSDHSVLDAFSGSGLDLVIGVNNGLVKDMSDNADRALNWVKENVHAYVPNTHIVGIAVGNEVLGSGDLDLESALYGAVRNIYNATRKLQLDRVVQITTAHSQLVFSNSYPPSSCVFKEEVVQNMKRLLDLFTQIGSPFCLNAYPFLAYMGNPDHIDINYALFKPTDGIYDEKSKLHYDNMLDAQIDAAYAALEDAGFSKMEVIVTETGWASHGDEKEGAATPANARTYNYNLRKRLSKRKGTPRRPKSMLKAYVFALFNENLKTGAGSERNFGLYKPDGKIAYDIGFPALKSSSTSSRFSIKELGLQSWHSSYILVVTACSSALYLFLRS